One Drosophila ananassae strain 14024-0371.13 chromosome XR, ASM1763931v2, whole genome shotgun sequence genomic window, AGACCTGTGGGCCAAGACTTTTATAGGAGATCTTCGGACAATGGCAGTGCGGCTCTTCCGAGGCACTTGCCATTCCCCAGTCCCCCAGTCCCCCAGTTCCCCCAGAGAGACGCAcaccaaaaacacaaaagaattaaaaaaccaaaaaaaaaaaagataaaataaaaataataaataaatagcaaAAGTCTTAGAACGCAATGATGATAGTTTCGCTTACTCGCTGGTGGCTCTTGGTTTAAACAACACTGAGCTACAAAATAGGGGAACAGAATTGGGAAATAATTATACCATTCAAGGTGTTTAATTTAAAGAGATTCTCATAAATACTAGTCTTATAAATACTTATCTTATAAATACTATAACTTATTGACACTCCCAGTATCTTGGATTATTATTaacaaataattatttaatagttTTCTATAGGCTTACTACTTCCATGGGCTATAGGATAACTAGTTATGGCCATAAGCTCCAGTCTCTTAGCCCAAAACGCTGCTGTCCAGTGTAGATGAAGAATAGCGCGATTGGAGGATGTCGTAGCCTCTATTTATTTCGAGCGTTTATACTTATTTTTAGCCCTGTCCATTTCGGAAGTCGCCGAGAGTAATTAATGATGCCCGTCGTTCTGTGGCCGCGGCTTGTGTGCCGCGGGTGCGAAGTTCGCCGGATAATCGCCCCCAATCCCCGCCAGAATCCGACACAAAGCGATATGGAGGAAGGGGAGGGGCTTGGGTAACTGAAATCCGAGATTCGAAATCCCAATCTTCCATCTGAAAAGCGAATTGTGAGCCCGCTTCTCGCACGCCAAACGATTACTCATCACTCCCATTAATTATAAGTCCCCACATATCGGCGGGCTTAATGGTCGGATTTCCCCTTAAATCCCCCATATATTCCCAGCTTAAATGCGTAAGTTtatgtaattaaaaataaaatgtttgaatCTTGAGACAAGAGTCTAAAAGAActgacaacaaacaaaaaatttgacaaaaacaAAGCTGCGATTTGCATAAAAATGGCTAAAATTCTGTGTTTGATAAATTTATGGCAATATCGTTTTAAAAATCATTCAATTTAGCATTCACTTTTTTATGCCATGCTACATAAATAATAGAATTAAGTCAGGTTTCTAAAAATAATGCCTTTAACTAACTAATTTCtctactctttttttttcagcgtaaaaaatcacaaagcaatttaatttttttttgctccccACCTGGCGAGGTGCgtaatttaattgatttttcgaaTAGACTCTTAATAGCTATCTCGAGAAAAGATCAGTTGCCTTCTGGCTTCGAAGCCACAAAGATGTTGGCCCAACAATAGAAATTAAAGACTCAACGAAAacctttcaaaataaattagttttaTTTGCTCTTCTGTGGCACATCCTTGGCGTATGCCACAAACAGTATGTTCTGTTTGCTGGCCACCGGCTTCCCGTCGTTCTCATCGTGCCGGACTTGCAGGCTACCAGAGTTCAGGGTGAAGGTCCCCACCAACTGGCCGGGCTTCAGGTAATAGTTTTGGCCCAACGAAGTGGGTCGGTGCTCGGTGATGAAGTGGTACATCATGGGCTCCGTTTCCTCAATGATGAGCTTGGGCCTGGTGGTGGTCTTAGTCATGGCTTCCGTATCCATTTGGCCGCCTATCGAAAGTGGTTGGGCTCCATTTTCGGCCACcgttattattaaaaaataggcTATAATCTTAAGGTAATTCATGGCTAAAAAggacattaaaaataattattagaaGCAAATTCTTGAATGAGAATTATAGTATGGGATGTAAACGGGAAGACACTGAAAAGTAGGCTAAGTATTCTGGATAGAAAGCATACCTATCGATGGGTTAACTAAACTTACTTAATTATTgctaatataattataaagtATAAGATACTGATTCACaagaattatataaaaataatattaaactCACCCCTATTTCAGATAGATTGAATCCAAGTCCTTGCCCTCCTTTCCTTGTAATCCTTAGAAGGTTTCTGAGCCCTATAGTTGGCTTGAAATGCGATTCCTTCTGCTGGCAATTCCGTAATGCGATTCTTGCTGGTCCAGCTGCATTCTTTTATATCCTGAGCTGGGATTCTGAACCTCCAGGAAGAGCTCTCTCCCGACTTTTGTGAGGCCCCTTCCCGACCAGCTTTCGATTGTTTTCTGCTGGCTTCTGCCAATtgttaacttttatttttatttttattttcatttatttttcgtGGCCCGTTTTGGGCATAACAAGTTTTGGACATTAACCCGATTTCGATTTCGCACTAACCGATACAATTTATAAACATATGCATCGCTCTGTatataactttgtttttatttttatttttattttatttttttggtccAGGTCCATTCACGAGAAACAGAGGCGAATCGAAATGCAAATTTTATGCGACCATATGGAGTGCATATATATCCGTATTGGAGCtacatatttatttcaatttatatatatggaGTCATATTCGCCCGGCGACAGCTTCGATTAGATTGCTTTCGATTCGATTGGCTATTCGATGTATAATTAATAAGCTCTGCTCCCCTAATGGCAAATAAATGTTTGCTAGTTTGTTTATAAACATCATTCCGTTCGATTTATAGTTTtaagttaattatttttccaGAACTTTTCACTTTAGGAGGATGGGACGGAAATACTTGATTTCCAATAAAAATCTGTCTTTTTATTGAGGATCTAATGGCCTTTTAATGCGATTTTCGGGGAGTCCGACTTTGGGtgacaaaacacacacattttATGGCAGTTGGAAGCTGTGGCAATaaaatttcagtttttttgtGAAACGAACAATTGGctaatttttataaacttgTTTCCCTTACAGCTGTCGAAAGTTTAGTAGATGGAGTTGAGTTTTTGTGGCTTTTAgattgatttttaatttaagattTGAAAAGCAAGAGGCTTGGgaactaaaataaaactatagAGGTCCTTGAGCCAAGATTtgataatataataaatatataaaaataatcctTTAGACTTGTCagtatttttaacaaaaacttTTATTCGATAACCGATACAAGCCACAAACAATCCCTAATCTTAGATcattcatttgaacttttccTCGATTTTAATCGATATCCGATAAGAGGCTGAAACTGTTCTGATCTTTGATCTTTTCTTCTCTGATTTTCTAtgaaatttcttttaaattattcTTGTATTATATCCCCTAATCTTGATTTAAAgatttgcttgtttttttagcacattatttatgatttattttatttcacttcaaaaaaaaaaaggttcgTTGTATGATTAGCTTCGTTTCTGGTGGACTTGGCATCTAGTAGACATAGCCACCGTTGGATCCGTAGACGGTACCGGCTCCGGAGTAGCTGCTGACCACCGAGGGAGCGGTGTAGGAGGCGACAGCCGGGGCGGAGTAGGTCTTGGCCACCACAGCGGGAGCAGAGTAGCTGGAGTAGGTGGACACAGCCGGGGCGGAGTAGCTCTTGACCACGGCGGGAGCGGTGTAGGCCTTGGTCACCACTGGGGCGGTGTAGGCGGAGACGGCGGGGGCAGTGTAGGTGGACACAGCCGGGGCGGAGTAGGTCTTAGCCACCACAGCGGGAGCGGTGTAGGTGGAGACGGCGGGGGCGGAGTAGGTCTTGACCACGGCGGGAGCGGTGTAGGTCTTGGCCACCACAGGAGCGGTGTAGGTCTTGACCACAGCAGGAGCAGTGTAGGTCTTGGCCACAACTGGGGCAGTGTAGGTCTTGGTCACAACTGGGGCAGTGTAGGTCTTGGCCACAACTGGGGCAGTGTAGGTCTTGACCACAGCAGGAGCCGAGTAGGTGGAGACAGCAGGAGCAGTGTAGGTCTTAGCCACAACGGGAGCAGTGTAGGAAGTCACAGCTGGAGCCGAGTAGGTCTTGACGACGGCGGGAGCCGAGTAGCTGGTGTAGCTCTTGCCCAGAACTGGAGCAGTGTAGGTGGAGGTGACGGCGGGAGCAATGTAGGCCTTGGAGACAGCGGGAGCCACGTAGGTGGTCTTGGCCACCACAGGAGCCACATAGGAGGCGGCGGGCTGCTCGTAGGAGACGGACTCctcggcggcagcagcagctggaGCGGCGTAGGACTCGCTGGTGTAGGAGGCGGCAGGAGCGGAGTAGGACTCGGACTCGTAGCTGGCCTCGGCGGCGGGGGCGGACTCGTAGGTCTCCACCGAGTTGGTGGCCTCGACTGGAGCCTCCTGGTAGGACTCGTAGCTGGTGGAGGCAGCGCCGGAGTGGGGTGGCAGGTAGGTGTTGGTCAGGTGGCTGACATCGGCGGAGGCCAGAGCCAGGAGGGCCAGAGACAAGACGGCGAAGAATTTCTGCAAAAAAGAATCGAAATAGGGTCAGCAAGTTGGAGTACCAGGAGAGGATCAGGATGTCAGGATGTCGGGGTAACTGGGTAACTGGGTAACTGGGTGGTGGAACTCACcatgctgttgctgtttccaGAGACGGGAGAACACTAGTGAAGAACTGGCCACGAGCCAACATATTTATAGCCGAAATGGCCAAAACGCCCCGCCAACTTGATACACGAATGTCAAAAGGTGCTACGAAACCAGAACAAATGCCGGCGAATGGGATGGGTGATTTAGatttagatttttgttttgtgtttttggcgAAAAGGTATtgggcactgagagaaatagaTGAGGGATGaggcaaatatttaatcaaaatattttgattaatttctACTCTGAACTCTACTTCTAAATGGAAacttttgtaataaaaaaaagatttctaATCAatcataaattgaattatataaTAGTACTTGTTTTCCAATCAAAAAAGGAGTTTTTGAATCAAAAGACCCTAATTTGTACAGAAAATGTTTAGGAAAATGAAACCCAAATACAAAACCTTGTAAGAATAAGCTTTGATTTCAAAGTCTGAACCATAAATACTCAAAAACACCCTTGACTGGTTCGAGTGTATAACTTAGTTTAACAATAATCCCATTGTCATCTTGTTGTTATTTCTTTCTGTGCATAAAGCCACAAACTATATATCGGCTATAAAGCAGACGggagaaataataatgaagcACTTGGCGGGCAAAGTCGGCTCATTAGTCGAACCATAATATTCGAAACCCAGAGACTGAACCCCtaccccatccccatccccggTCCAGGTGATTCTTTTG contains:
- the LOC6502003 gene encoding uncharacterized protein LOC6502003, producing the protein MNYLKIIAYFLIITVAENGAQPLSIGGQMDTEAMTKTTTRPKLIIEETEPMMYHFITEHRPTSLGQNYYLKPGQLVGTFTLNSGSLQVRHDENDGKPVASKQNILFVAYAKDVPQKSK
- the LOC6502002 gene encoding cuticle protein is translated as MKFFAVLSLALLALASADVSHLTNTYLPPHSGAASTSYESYQEAPVEATNSVETYESAPAAEASYESESYSAPAASYTSESYAAPAAAAAEESVSYEQPAASYVAPVVAKTTYVAPAVSKAYIAPAVTSTYTAPVLGKSYTSYSAPAVVKTYSAPAVTSYTAPVVAKTYTAPAVSTYSAPAVVKTYTAPVVAKTYTAPVVTKTYTAPVVAKTYTAPAVVKTYTAPVVAKTYTAPAVVKTYSAPAVSTYTAPAVVAKTYSAPAVSTYTAPAVSAYTAPVVTKAYTAPAVVKSYSAPAVSTYSSYSAPAVVAKTYSAPAVASYTAPSVVSSYSGAGTVYGSNGGYVY